The following proteins are encoded in a genomic region of Musa acuminata AAA Group cultivar baxijiao chromosome BXJ2-11, Cavendish_Baxijiao_AAA, whole genome shotgun sequence:
- the LOC103972214 gene encoding uncharacterized protein LOC103972214: MGSFKGHVLPGSLFLVVGVWHVWSSVFRYVSEPPGAFRVRAWSPVGRGKARHLELYVVAGGAFLDMCVELLYSTHLRWFVGPERILNPAHMNDFEHGGMLLMFFVYGALALVSEKTRYLRLPEGALCLIGAAAFSSEYLLFYFHSTTHKGLEGYYHLLLVLLIALCIASAIAGALFPTSFAADLTNGISITLQGLWFYQTAFTLYGPMMPEGCRLDGNDIACHSHDNQVRGELLANVQLFSLILLVLVFVLGSYAVAASRYGHPDLSRSHAGEEHTAGSGGWNFGTHLRTGTTLEEVSAH; the protein is encoded by the exons ATGGGATCGTTCAAGGGTCACGTGCTGCCGGGCAGCCTGTTCCTGGTGGTAGGCGTGTGGCACGTGTGGAGCTCTGTGTTCCGGTACGTGTCGGAGCCGCCGGGCGCCTTCCGGGTTCGGGCGTGGAGCCCGGTGGGCCGGGGCAAGGCCCGGCACCTGGAGCTGTACGTGGTGGCCGGCGGGGCCTTCCTCGACATGTGCGTGGAGCTGCTCTACTCCACCCACCTCCGTTGGTTCGTCGGTCCCGAGCGGATCCTCAACCCCGCTCACATGAACGACTTCGAGCACGGTGGCATGCTACTCATGTTCTTCGTCTACGGCGCCCTCGCCCTCGTCTCCGAGAAGACCAG GTATTTACGTTTGCCGGAGGGGGCATTGTGCCTGATAGGTGCTGCTGCATTCAGCTCGGAGTATCTGCTGTTCTACTTCCACTCAACCACTCACAAGGGATTGGAGGGTTATTACCACCTCCTGCTCGTCCTCCTCATCGCTCTCTGCATCGCCTCTGCGATTGCGGGTGCCCTCTTCCCCACCAGCTTCGCGGCGGACCTCACCAACGGAATCTCAATCACTCTCCAGGGCTTGTGGTTCTACCAAACAGCCTTCACTCTTTATGGTCCCATGATGCCCGAGGGCTGTCGCCTCGATGGCAATGACATCGCCTGCCACTCACATGACAACCAGGTCCGAGGGGAGCTGCTTGCCAACGTCCAGCTCTTTTCGCTCATCCTGCTCGTTTTGGTCTTCGTGCTCGGATCCTACGCTGTAGCTGCATCCCGGTACGGACATCCGGATCTCAGTAGGTCGCATGCAGGCGAAGAGCATACAGCGGGAAGCGGTGGTTGGAATTTTGGTACTCACCTCCGCACGGGAACGACCCTCGAGGAGGTTTCTGCCCATTGA
- the LOC103972215 gene encoding uncharacterized protein LOC103972215, with protein MRLVSSPDSWNKGSVQGEFRNRSMAQILKRLWERVQGKWHLKIICSHVFNQYAGNKPLMALEKLHVATLRVFDSLNKNLLGPHKQPPSASAIANKEKEYRKTKTEINENEFYETILEWTSKDLRIYTVNKIILACLASPALTIVTKNAGKRVPRIGHVVEKIPAPVLFSAYSALLVFLPDIRVE; from the exons ATGCGCCtcgtctcgtcgcccgactcatGGAACAAAGGATCTGTGCAGGGTGAATTCAGGAACCGCTCCATGGCTCAAATACTCAAACGACTATGGGAGAGGGTCCAAG GCAAGTGGCATCTGAAGATAATATGTAGCCATGTTTTTAACCAATATGCTGGTAATAAGCCACTCATGGCGTTGGAAAAGCTCCACGTTGCAACATTACGGGTTTTTGA CTCTCTGAACAAGAATCTCCTCGGTCCTCATAAGCAACCTCCATCTGCATCGGCTATTGCCAACAAAGAAAAA GAGTACAGGAAGACCAAAACTGAAATAAACGAGAATGAGTTCTATGAAACAATTTTGGAATGGACAAGTAAAGATTTGCGCATATATACGGTGAATAAAATCATTCTTGCTTGTCTGGCATCGCCCGCGCTGACCATCGTGACAAAGAACGCGGGCAAGCGAGTGCCAAGGATCGGACATGTCGTGGAGAAGATTCCAGCTCCTGTGTTATTCTCAGCTTACTCTGCGTTGCTTGTGTTCCTCCCAGATATCCGTGTTGAGTAG